In Kordiimonas pumila, a single genomic region encodes these proteins:
- a CDS encoding lipoate--protein ligase family protein, with protein sequence MAPDGTVCRHMCRDSLEAVTLTAQAHVAADYILLKAMTDSVYAAPKARLWLNERCLVVGKSVARQGAFQVAQKALHQQGMPVVVRDTGGTVVPHGPNVLNLSLFRRVSTGEKSVSDSYKILCSGVTKTLSSLGVTATVGPVPGSYCDGDYNIVVAGKKLAGTAQRWRKCSDGSGDWLVLTHASISIGADPEAEDAIAVLYKHMGWPDMFERSAHVSLAECISTHIHDLTNFFYHQMQQHYQRSGYILI encoded by the coding sequence ATGGCGCCTGATGGCACAGTGTGCAGGCACATGTGCCGCGATAGCTTGGAGGCTGTAACGCTTACTGCGCAAGCGCACGTTGCTGCAGATTACATCCTATTGAAAGCCATGACGGATAGTGTTTATGCAGCGCCCAAAGCAAGGCTATGGCTTAATGAGCGCTGCCTTGTTGTGGGTAAATCAGTGGCGCGGCAGGGGGCGTTTCAGGTGGCCCAAAAAGCCCTTCACCAGCAGGGCATGCCTGTTGTTGTCCGTGACACAGGTGGCACAGTTGTGCCGCACGGCCCAAATGTGCTGAATCTGTCTCTTTTCAGGCGTGTTTCTACCGGTGAAAAATCTGTCAGCGACAGCTATAAAATACTGTGTTCAGGGGTTACTAAAACGCTTTCTAGCTTAGGTGTTACAGCAACTGTTGGGCCGGTACCGGGTAGTTACTGCGACGGTGACTATAATATTGTTGTTGCAGGAAAAAAGCTTGCGGGCACCGCGCAGCGCTGGCGTAAATGCAGTGATGGTTCTGGCGATTGGTTGGTGCTCACTCACGCCTCCATATCCATTGGCGCTGACCCGGAGGCCGAGGATGCTATCGCTGTACTTTATAAGCATATGGGCTGGCCGGATATGTTCGAGCGAAGTGCCCATGTTTCTCTTGCTGAATGTATCAGCACGCACATTCACGATTTGACAAATTTTTTCTATCATCAAATGCAGCAACACTATCAAAGATCAGGGTATATTTTGATTTAA
- a CDS encoding MOSC domain-containing protein — protein sequence MSKLSSIFCYPIKGLNGQKLEQVTLIENTCLPYDRMYALALADTEFDPENPVFLPKRHFLMLMRDEKLAELETVFSEEGHILTIKKDGVELLTAALDAPGGEAALADFFYDFMGGSLKGKPRLVKAPGHMFADVPQKNLTIINLDTVKDIEAKTGLTIDPRRFRSNLYVEGIGAWREFDLIDQSFTIGDVTFSALSRVDRCAATNVNPDTAERDMNLPLQIRKNYGHLDCGIYVDVIKGGMLKKGDTITL from the coding sequence ATGTCCAAACTCTCGTCTATTTTTTGCTATCCGATTAAAGGCTTAAATGGCCAAAAGCTGGAACAGGTTACCCTGATTGAAAATACATGTCTGCCATATGACAGAATGTATGCTCTTGCTTTGGCAGACACAGAATTTGACCCTGAAAACCCGGTCTTTTTGCCAAAACGCCATTTTTTAATGTTAATGCGCGATGAGAAACTGGCAGAGCTGGAAACGGTTTTTTCTGAAGAAGGTCATATACTTACCATAAAAAAAGACGGTGTTGAACTGCTGACCGCAGCTTTGGATGCGCCTGGTGGTGAAGCTGCGCTTGCAGATTTCTTTTACGACTTTATGGGCGGCAGCTTAAAAGGAAAACCTAGGCTTGTGAAAGCACCGGGCCATATGTTTGCTGATGTACCACAAAAAAACCTGACCATCATTAACCTTGATACAGTGAAAGATATTGAAGCCAAGACAGGGCTTACTATTGATCCGCGCCGTTTTCGGAGTAATCTTTACGTTGAAGGCATTGGTGCATGGCGCGAATTTGATTTGATAGATCAAAGCTTTACCATTGGGGATGTTACATTTTCGGCCCTGTCACGGGTTGACAGGTGCGCGGCAACAAATGTTAATCCCGATACCGCTGAGCGCGATATGAATCTACCGCTGCAAATACGTAAAAACTATGGTCACCTTGACTGCGGTATTTATGTTGATGTGATTAAAGGTGGTATGCTCAAAAAAGGCGATACCATTACGCTATAA
- a CDS encoding 2-oxo acid dehydrogenase subunit E2, whose product MDADTSFIKFAGVRGMIARNMMGSLHGGAQLTYTTDVDVSALIAARAACKAAGSAISYEDMMLKVVSTALLNHPAHNGTVDETGATLSAAIHMAFAVASPTGLMVPVVRDVQAKTLVEIADARRDLVNKAQAGKLEIKDMKGGTFTLSNLGQTRVDHFTPILNAGQIALLGVGRIRQYPSGTGTPLMGLSLTADHRVVDGWASGQFLTEIAERLESFSVDGA is encoded by the coding sequence ATGGACGCTGATACCAGCTTTATCAAGTTTGCCGGGGTGCGCGGTATGATCGCCCGTAACATGATGGGCAGCCTGCACGGCGGTGCCCAGCTTACCTACACGACAGATGTTGATGTATCTGCACTTATTGCGGCAAGGGCTGCATGTAAGGCAGCAGGGTCAGCGATTAGTTATGAAGACATGATGCTGAAAGTGGTTTCTACAGCGCTTTTAAACCATCCTGCCCATAATGGTACGGTGGATGAAACAGGGGCAACCTTGTCTGCTGCTATTCATATGGCCTTTGCGGTGGCATCTCCTACAGGGCTTATGGTGCCTGTGGTCAGAGATGTTCAGGCAAAAACGCTTGTTGAAATTGCTGATGCGCGCCGAGATCTTGTTAACAAGGCGCAGGCAGGCAAACTGGAAATCAAGGATATGAAGGGTGGCACCTTTACCCTGAGCAACCTTGGCCAAACACGGGTGGACCATTTTACCCCTATTTTGAATGCTGGGCAGATTGCGCTTTTGGGTGTGGGGCGTATTCGCCAATACCCATCAGGCACGGGTACGCCGCTGATGGGATTATCCCTTACGGCTGACCACCGCGTTGTTGATGGCTGGGCATCGGGCCAGTTTTTAACCGAGATTGCCGAGCGGCTAGAAAGCTTCAGCGTAGATGGCGCCTGA
- a CDS encoding lipoyl domain-containing protein, translated as MDIQIPADFWEEDVEGVISSWLYDDGDTVEKGDVIVEVMVEKVMHELEAPASGILKQLVAEEEPAAKGSVVGRIE; from the coding sequence ATGGATATTCAGATACCAGCAGATTTTTGGGAAGAAGATGTTGAGGGTGTTATTTCGTCATGGCTTTATGATGACGGCGACACGGTTGAAAAAGGTGATGTCATTGTTGAAGTGATGGTTGAAAAGGTCATGCACGAACTGGAAGCACCTGCTTCTGGCATCTTGAAGCAACTTGTTGCAGAAGAAGAACCAGCTGCCAAGGGTTCTGTCGTTGGGCGCATTGAATAA